A single region of the Triticum dicoccoides isolate Atlit2015 ecotype Zavitan chromosome 2B, WEW_v2.0, whole genome shotgun sequence genome encodes:
- the LOC119365621 gene encoding protein S-acyltransferase 21-like, which translates to MARRHGWQLPAHTLQVVAITVFFLLCIAFYAFLSPFLGKDLYQYIAIGVYSFLALSVLILYARCTAIDPADPGILISVNGALIYKSEANVHTQEEAGKSGLEANEEIRKHRSCLGTGCFCCAIFKKEDCRKEDEAYQQENYAEEALFCTLCNTEVRKNSKHCRSCDKCVDGFDHHCRWLNNCVGRRNYMTFLCLMAVSLAWLAVECGVGIAVFVRCFTDKAAIEEQIGEKLGYGLSRAPFAVIVALSTALAVLASVPLGELFFFHMLLIKKGITTYEYVVAMRAQSEPPGLSVNDEQQSLPSSPMSSAPTAFSGSSFARHYKGAWCTPPRIFVDQDEIIPHLGPGRLPSTVDPDSTDPVERAKQHAKRQVRINPWKLAKLDSNEAMKAAAKARASSSVLKPINSRSHYDADQCSSDNLSCRSSVMSADTNNHIDTRSGRNAPYKSPYPPSIASADDIELYPQTPSSFQSNSRTPTPIAEHHPSKHFNPIYQTSANRSPFSAKANEAAIPEANNARRFSAPNTDRSPRSSVYWDQEAGRFMSAQANQGPSSRVTRPDLLYTGQSIFFGGPLIADSATRSFRDPGGSSQRSAVSRPHQLPVFIPTDPQKDHLSKLP; encoded by the exons ATGGCGCGGCGCCACGGGTGGCAGCTCCCCGCCCACACCCTGCAG GTGGTTGCTATAACAGTGTTCTTCTTGCTGTGTATAGCATTCTATGCTTTCTTGTCTCCATTTCTTGGGAAGGACTTGTATCAGTATATTGCAATCGGTGTTTATAGTTTTCTG GCCTTATCGGTACTGATTCTATATGCTAGATGTACTGCTATTGATCCTGCTGACCCTGGCATCCTGATTAGCGTCAATGGTGCACTAATCTATAAATCAGAAG CAAACGTACACACTCAAGAAGAAGCTGGCAAATCAGGATTGGAAGCCAACGAGGAAATCAGAAAGCATAGATCATGTTTAGGAACTGGTTGTTTTTGTTGTGCTATTTTTAAGAAAGAGGATTGTCGCAAAGAAGATGAAGCTTACCAACAAGAAAATTATGCCGAGGAGGCACTCTTTTGCACCCTTTGCAACACAGAG GTGCGAAAAAATAGTAAACATTGTCGGAGCTGTGACAAGTGTGTTGATGGTTTTGATCATCATTGTCGG TGGCTGAACAATTGTGTTGGAAGGAGAAATTATATGACTTTTTTGTGCCTTATGGCAGTGAGTCTTGCTTGG CTTGCGGTTGAGTGTGGAGTTGGTATAGCTGTGTTTGTACGTTGCTTCACTGATAAAGCAGCAATTGAAGAACAAATAGGGGAAAAGCTGGGCTATGGTCTTTCACGAGCGCCCTTTGCAGTCATTGTG GCCCTGAGTACAGCTCTTGCTGTGCTTGCTTCAGTGCCCCTGGGGGAGCTGTTCTTCTTCCATATGCTATTAATCAAGAAG GGCATCACAACTTATGAATATGTTGTGGCAATGAGGGCTCAGAGTGAACCTCCTGGTCTCTCTGTCAATGATGAGCAGCAAAGCTTGCCATCTTCTCCCATGAGTTCTGCACCAACTGCTTTCAGCGGGAGCTCGTTCGCACGGCATTACAAAGGTGCATGGTGCACTCCACCACGCATCTTTGTTGACCAG GACGAAATCATTCCACACTTGGGACCTGGGCGATTACCTTCAACTGTTGATCCTGATAGCACAGACCCGGTTGAAAGAGCCAAACAACACGCCAAGCGCCAAGTTCGCATTAACCCATGGAAGCTGGCAAAACTGGATTCAAACGAGGCCATGAAAGCCGCAGCAAAAGCCAGAGCCTCTTCATCCGTGCTGAAACCGATCAATAGCCGTTCCCATTACGACGCCGACCAGTGCTCCAGCGATAACCTCAGCTGCAGAAGCAGTGTCATGAGTGCTGATACTAACAACCACATCGACACTCGGTCTGGCAGGAATGCTCCGTACAAGTCCCCTTATCCACCCAGCATAGCAAGTGCAGATGACATTGAGCTGTATCCTCAGACACCCAGCAGCTTCCAGAGCAACTCGCGGACTCCGACGCCCATTGCAGAGCACCATCCCTCGAAGCATTTCAACCCAATCTATCAGACATCAGCAAACAGGTCCCCATTCTCAGCCAAAGCAAATGAAGCAGCTATTCCAGAAGCCAACAACGCAAGGAGGTTTAGTGCGCCGAACACAGATAGATCTCCTCGATCATCGGTTTACTGGGATCAGGAAGCTGGCCGGTTCATGTCTGCACAGGCAAACCAGGGACCGAGCTCTCGGGTAACCCGGCCCGACCTTCTGTACACCGGTCAGTCTATATTCTTTGGTGGACCCCTGATTGCAGATTCTGCAACGAGAAGTTTCAGAGACCCTGGCGGCTCGAGCCAGCGCTCTGCCGTGTCTCGGCCACACCAGCTCCCCGTGTTCATTCCCACTGATCCCCAGAAAGATCACCTCTCCAAGTTGCCGTGA